CTAAGAAGCTCCAGCCTCGTTTTAACGGCAGTAACACCGGGGAGAGTGGACGTGGTGTCGCGGTAGAAGGTTCCCGGTGGTGGAAGTAAACATTTGAATAAATTAAGAATTCGGtgaaaagtgaggaaaaaaagtgaGGAAAAGCCTCCGTTAGCTGCGTTAGCTCCGTTAGCTCAGTAAGCCGTCATCCAGCTGAAGGACACCGCTAGCTGCCGGCTAACAGCTAACAGGCTAACCAGCTAACGGCAGCGTGAGAAACAGTttgagagaaaataaagaagttCAGAGTGAAACGGAGAGAACCAAAGTACTcagttaaaacagaaaacagcgtcccagaaagaaaaacacGTCGCTAAAGACTAAAAACTGGTTTTAAACCCTTTCTTCTTACCATTGACCTCCACGCGCTGCCTGCCATCCTGAAGAAGTTCACCCACAAAGATCCTCTGGAGGACAGAATACCCACTCTGATCTATTACCGAGGACCAGAACAAAGATCCTCCGGAAGACAGATGACTCACaccgatagatagatagatagatagatagatagatagatagatagatagatagatagatagatagatagatagatagatagatagatagatagatagatagatagatagataggctGATCGTCTAGTGGATAATGAAGATGTTTCATGTTTATATGAAagtctctgctgtgtttgtggtcattctgtttctctgctccttCTTTATTtactgatattattattattattattatggaaGTCGAGCGTCAGTTCAGCCAAAATTAACCTCAGAAACATTATAACAGACTCAGTGTTAGGAGTCCGTGTTGCCTTCAGGAACGGTAATATCAGCAGCGTTGGGACTCATCTGGTTGTTGCAGAACacctgactttattttatttttattttattgctgaaacacaacaaaaatcagcTGATTAGACTGACTTCTGTTCAGATCCTCTCTGGATTTATATCTCCCGATGTTTTCATCCACTCCTGCTCAGTAACGGCGAGTTTTCCGAGCAGCACCTGAAGGCAGCAGGCTGGTtctatcctcctcctcctcctcttcattctcctcttcatcctcctcctccagctgaagCGGACCGGACCGGGTTGTGGGCCCTGGATGTCCAGTGCGGCTCGGTGCTGGGAGCAGCAGCGGGCCCTGAAGGGAGCTCGGAGCGGCGGGGAGCTGCAGTGTGATGCGTCGGTGAGACGGAGATCCTCCGGCCAGGATGGGCAACAAGCAGACAACCTTCACCGACGAGCAACTGGAGGCGTTTCAGGTAAGAGGACAGGGGGGTGTCCTTTAGAGGAGACGGAGGTTCATTtaccagcagaaccagaaccacaacaACCGTAGGTGTGTCCTCCGCTGATTGGCTGAGCTCCAGCCTCCTCTGCatcctgctgctgatgctgagcCATGAGCTGAAAACGGATCCTCCCTGAGGAGCAGCTTCTGTTTAcctctctctgtttgtttgtttgtttgtttgtttgtttgtttgtttgtttacaggacTGCACCTTCTTCACCCGGAAGGAGATCCTGAGGTGAGTGCTGATCAGCTGCAGGTCTGATGCAGCTTCATCCATCACAGGCTGGTTCAGGTGATCCATGGAACTGCAGCAGGAACCATCTCCCTGCACGATGAACATCTAGAACATGCTTCTGGTTCTGTTCCACCTCCttatcatcttcatcatccatCACGGcgtaaacaaaccaaaccatcCTGAGGATAAATTAACATCAGACACTGAGATTAAACAGATTATTATGTTTACTGAGTGTTCTCCAGTAGAACCCAGACTAACCCGGTTCTGTGCTGCAGGCTCCACGGGCGGTACCGTGAGCTGGCTCCTCATCTGGTTCCTCTGGACTACACCAACAACCCGGACATCAGAGTTCCTCTGGCGCTGATCGTCACCATGCCGGAGCTGAAGGTATCTACTGCAGGAACCAAACACCAGACGGttcttctgtctgttctcacctccatgttctggttctgctgcaggaGAACCCGTTCAGGGACCGGATAGTGCAGACGTTCTCTGAGGACGGACAGGGGAACCTCAGCTTCAACGACTTTGTCgacatgttttctgctctttgtGAAACTTCACCCAGAGATCTAAAGACCATCTACGCCTTCAAGATCTACGGTGGGTTCTGCTGCTTCTcatggttctgctggttctgatggttctgctgGCTCTGATGGTTCTGCTGGCTCTGATGGTTGTGGTCTAGAGTTCagatattaataaaatgttcagaaaatacTGACAAAACCAGCAGAAGATATAAATAAAAGTAGTTAAACATATGTATTACTGATTCTAATATTATTAATCAGCTGTGTATTGGATATTAATAATAGAGGTTTTCATGTGGTGCTCCAGACTTTAACAGGGATAACTTCATCTGTAAGGACGACCTGCAGCAGACCCTGAACCTGCTGACCAAAGGAGAGCTGACGGAGGACGAGGTTCTGCTGGTGTGTGATAAAGCTCTGGAGGAGGCCGACCTGGACGGAGACTCCAAATTGTCCTTCTCTGACTTCCAGAACATGATCTCCAAAGCTCCAGACT
This genomic interval from Acanthochromis polyacanthus isolate Apoly-LR-REF ecotype Palm Island chromosome 2, KAUST_Apoly_ChrSc, whole genome shotgun sequence contains the following:
- the LOC110962954 gene encoding calcium and integrin-binding family member 2-like isoform X2, which translates into the protein MGNKQTTFTDEQLEAFQDCTFFTRKEILRLHGRYRELAPHLVPLDYTNNPDIRVPLALIVTMPELKENPFRDRIVQTFSEDGQGNLSFNDFVDMFSALCETSPRDLKTIYAFKIYDFNRDNFICKDDLQQTLNLLTKGELTEDEVLLVCDKALEEADLDGDSKLSFSDFQNMISKAPDFLRTSDHH
- the LOC110962954 gene encoding calcium and integrin-binding family member 2-like isoform X1, translated to MGNKQTTFTDEQLEAFQDCTFFTRKEILRLHGRYRELAPHLVPLDYTNNPDIRVPLALIVTMPELKENPFRDRIVQTFSEDGQGNLSFNDFVDMFSALCETSPRDLKTIYAFKIYDFNRDNFICKDDLQQTLNLLTKGELTEDEVLLVCDKALEEADLDGDSKLSFSDFQNMISKAPDFLSNFHIRI